Genomic DNA from Coleofasciculaceae cyanobacterium:
TTTTGTAACTATTTTCCAGCTTCAACTCTAGCCAAATCGAGCTTTAATATCAAATGGACTTAATCAAAATAAGTCTTGTTGAACATACTGTTCAAGAGTCGAAAAATAAAATATTTTTGTCTAAGATGAGAGATGCGATCGCTATTAAAATTAAACTTATTTATAATAAGTAGCAATAAAAGCTTGGCATGATATATTGCATAGTTAATGATCGATACTGATAAGCTTGGCAAAATTAATCCAAACGATAGTCAGTAAGCAATAACAATCTTGACTATAAATCCATAGTTGCGTTGCCATTGATGTCACGTTTCACAAGTAAATCTAATGTCTACTTCCAAATTCTGCATTCAACAGCGTAAACAAGAACAAAAGCGACTTAACAAACTGCTAATCTATGGTTTTGCAGGTTCAACATTACTTCATGCAATACTTGCTTATGCTCTGCCTCGTTGGTCGTTTGATTATCCAATTGAAGCAGAAAAACCAATGGAGTTGATTATCGTCGATCAGCCCAAACCAGAACCAATACCCGAACCAGTAGTTGAACCAGAACCAATACCAGAACCACAACCAATACCAGAACCACAACCAATACCAGAACCAGAACCAATACTAGAACCAGAACCCGCACCTAAAAAAGTTTTAACTACTCCCGCTCCAGAACCTTCGCAACCTATAGTCCCTGCGCCAATTGAGGAGCCTGTTAAAGCACCAGCTAACTCCGTGACTTCTGCTGAAAGTAGTAATAACAAACCAGATGTGCCAAATTCAGTAGCTGCCAGTAATAGTGCGCCTCCTCGTCCTGAAGCCAGTAGTGGTGAAGAAGGAATTAGCTGTGTTGATAATTGCGAACCAGAATATCCTGCTACATTAGAAGGAGTAGAAGGTAGTGCAGGAGTCAAACTAACTATTGATAGTAATGGCAATGTAATTGGCGCAGAATTAGCCGATGCTGATAGTAATAGTCAAGTCAACCGTGAGGCTTTGTTGGCAGCCAGACAAATGCAGTTTAGTTCTCTCCCCAGTGGCGATGTAGCATCAGTTCAGGTCAAAATTGATTTTACTGTAGAGGGTTCAGAATACGATCGCGCCCGCCGTGAAGAACAAGAAAGAAGAGAACAAGCAGCCCAAGAACGCGAAGAGCAGCAAGAAGCGGCACGTCAACAGCAGCTAGAGCAAGAAAGACAAGCACAACAAGAACAATTAGAACGAGAAAGACAAGTCCGTCAACAGCAGCAACAGCAACAGCCAGCACCGCAACAGCCTGTAACTGATACTCAACTACCTAAACCTTTACCTGCTTTATCTGAAAGCGAAGAGCAAGAACGGTTAAGGAAGTTTCGAGAAAGGCTAGAGAATTATTAACAAGAGTAAGACAAAATAAATATATAAGCAAGGGGACTAGGGGGCTAGGGGACTGGGGGACTTCAAACGTCATACTTCAATGGTTTATCAGACAGTAGAGTTATTAGTTAGGCGTTAGACGGATTTATTGTCAAATAGTTTATACTTTTGTTCATGATTATATTGATTCTTCAATAGCCTTTGATAATATTCAAACGCATACCGCGCTCAACAATTAATCAACAAAGCTAATTGGTTTATCGTTTAGTAGTTAGGTCACAACAAATACGGCAGCAACAAATAGCTCTAGATACTCAGCAACAGCACTATTTATTGCGGGTATTACGGTTAAATAATGGCGATCGCTTTGTGGCGATGGATGGCGCAGGTAATTCTTGGTTAGCCGAAATTGTGGAGCAGTCGGCACAGATTATTGAATCAGTCGAGATCGACACAGAATTGCCTATATCTCTTAGCCTGCTGACAGCTTTGCCAAAAGGAAACGGTTACGAACAGATAATACGCTGCTGCACAGAATTAGGAGTCAGTAATTTCCTGCCCGTAATGAGCGATCGCACTATCCTTAAACCTAGTCCAAATAAAGTCCAACGCTGGCGCAAAATTGCAGTAGAAGCAGCGGAACAGTCGGAAAGGCAGGTTGTTCCCACGATTTTTGAACCAGTTAAATTTAGTTTGGCGATTCAGCAAACTAAATCCAACCAGGCTAAATACATTTGCGTGGCGCGGGGAAATATTCCGACTCTCTGGAGTTCATTGCAGCAAAATGGCACTCAGCCAGAAATAATCATTGCGACAGGTTGCGAGGGGGGCTGGACAGAGACAGAGCTAGAAAAAGCGATCGCCCTGGGTTTTCAACCCGTTTCTCTGGGAAATCGTATTCTTCGCGCCATCACCGCTCCGATTGTTGTTAGCTCATTAGTTGTAGCAATAGGGAACAGCTCCTTACCAAATTAAGGAACATTAATTTGTCATTTTTAGTCATTTAAGAACGTAATTAACTCAGATTTTGGTCCTCAAACTCAAGAAAATTTAACAGTTTTTTAATTCAATGCCCATAAATTTCCGCTTAAAGAGGACGAAATCGGAAATTTGAGCTTTAATCATATCGATACAGCACACAAGAGATACTATGAAATTATCTAAAAAGTTGAAGTTAGCAGCAATTTTTACAGGTGCGATCGCTTTGACAACTCCATTATTTCCTGCTTTAGCTCAGTATACTGAAGAACCCGTTCCTGAAGAACAGGTGATTGCTGTAGCTATCCCTGCCGGGAGACTTTATAATTTGACGGTAATGGAACAAATCCCAGGTAAACAGCAGTGTTGGAGTACAACTGGTTCTGAGCCTACTATTGTAGATCCTCTGTGGACGACCTTCGATTTCACAAGTAGCTGTCGCCGTTCTACTGATAGCAATGGTTATTCTGTGCGTCTTGATGGACAAGATACTAGCCAAAATTACCGGCTTGATGTTGTTCCTAAAGGAAATGAACTTCAGTTAGTCGCCACCAATTATCAAAATGGTCCTGACCTCGTTGTCGGTCAAACTAACGGAAAAGCCGCAGATGGGCAATATCTGAAAATTAATCTCAATCCAGGTTGGGAATTTAGCAAAAAAGCTTACGAAGGTAAGGTGTTAGGTCACTACTTCTTTAGCGGAGACTCAACCGCGATCGCTGCTGCGGGAAATGCTCCCGTTTCAGATACCTCTACTGCTAGCTCAGGTTCTAACTTTAGCGACATTTCTAACGATATTTATCAAGACGAGATCGAACAAGCCGTAGCACTTGGTTTTATTGCTGGTTTTAAAGACCAAACTTTCCGTCCCACGGAGTCATTGACCAGAGAACAGTTAGTTTCAATGGTTTATGGCGCATTGGAGACTGTTGACAGCTTAAATCTAGAACCTGCTACCTCAGTGCCAACTCAACCCTATCCCGATGTCAATTCCTCTCGCTGGAGTGCGTCTAAAATTCAGTGGGCAAAAGAAAGCGAAATTGTCAAAGGCTATCCCGATGGTTCGTTCAAACCCGATACTCCCGTTACCAGAGCCGAGTTGATTGCCGTACTGCAAAATGCTGCTAAATTCGCCAAAATGAAACAGGGCGAATCAGCTCAACTAGTAACTAGCCAAGAACCTACCAATTTCTCGGATATTTCTAATCATTGGGGTGCTGAAACTATTCAAGCTATGTCCGCGTACTGTGGTGTGGCTTCACCTTATCAAGAAATAGGAGATGCTTTTAACCCTGATACTCCTGCTCAAAGGGACTATGCAGCAGCAGCAACTCTTAGAACGCAAGATTGTATTACGGGTGGCAATAAAAAGGTTAGTCCATAATTTAGCTAATGGCTCACTGTTAATCGTCATCTAAAAAAAGAGGGGTGCAACACCCCTCTGTCTATTTCATGATTAAGTAAGTTTTAAATTTTTCAACTGACGGACGAGAAGTAAACTTTAGATTTAACTGGATCTGGGTTCATAGTTTGATCTCCCTCTTGCCATCCCGCAGGACAAACTTCGTCAGGATTAGCCTGTACGTGCTGAATCGCTTTAAGAGTACGCAAAGTTTCATCTACGCTGCGACCAAATGAAAGGTTATTGATAGTTGCGTGTTGGATTACCCCTTCTTGATCGATAATAAATAAGCCTCGTAATGCCACTCCTGCTTCAGGATCGAGAACATTGTAAGCATTACTAATTTCTTTTTTAATGTCAGAAACCAAAGGATAGGCAATGTCACCAATACCACCTTCTTTGCGCTCGGTTTGCATCCAGGCTAGGTGAGAAAATTCACTGTCTACCGATACGCCCAAAATTTCGGTGTTAAGAGACTTAAAGTCTTCATGGCGATCGCTAAAGGCAATAATTTCGGTTGGACAAACGAAAGTAAAATCCAAAGGATAGAAAAACAAAATAACATACTGACCGCGATAGTCAGATAACTTAACAGTTTTAAATTCTTGGTCAAAAACAGCGGTAGCTGTAAATTCGGGGGCTTCTTGCCCTACTCTCAAACATCCTTCTATAGTCATAGTTTTGATTTCTTTAATTACCAAACAACGTCGGTTTACAAAGTGAACGCCAGCCGTATCCTCTTCGGACAGGGTATTATTCACAATTTTATATAAATTTTACGAATCTTAATCAATATATCATGGTCATAACGGGAACGAGTTATTAATCAACAGTTAACACAACAAATCAATCTACTCTTCCATTTGGTTTAATTTACAGCCGTTTTTAGTTGAATAGACTACGTTTTCAATTAGTTAGTTCATAGTGAAGCATTGCGATCTTGGGGAGGGGCTGTCGCCTGGGGTTGCCGTAAACTAAGCGGTGCAAGCCGCCGCCCCATTGAGCAAACTGTCTCACTTTTAGCTCTTTTAAATTTTATTATTGTGGTCTACTAATTTGAGCGCGGGGGATGCGCCACCTGCGGGCGCATATCCAACCGTGCTGTTGAAAAGCGCAGTAAAAAGAACAACGAAGCAGATTAACCTTACTTACTACTTACTACTTACTACTTACTACTTACTACTTAATCCAATTCCCGTCTGCCTTCCAAAGCCCTGGCAAGAGTTACTTCATCAGCGTATTCTAAATCTCCTCCCATTGGTAAACCAAAGGCGATCCGAGTTACTTTGGTAAAAGGTCTGAGTAGTCCGTTAATATACAGCGTAGTCGTTTCTCCTTCAACGCTGGGGCTAATCGCCAAAATAACTTCTTTAATTGGCTCTTTGGTTACACGGCGAACTAGAGCTTCAATATTAAGTTGTTCCGGGCCAATTCCGTCCATAGGCGAAATAACTCCACCCAAGACATGATATAAACCGCGATATTCTCTGGTTTTTTCTAAAGCGATCGTGTCGCGGGAATCGGCTACTACACAGACAGTAGAGCGATCGCGATTTTGATTACTACAGATCGAACATACGGGTTCGGCGGAAAGATGAAAACAAATCTTACACAGACCAACCTGTTGTTTGGCTGCCACTAAAGCTTGAGCTAATGCCTGAACCTCTTTCTCTGGGCGTTTGAGCAGGTGGAGGGCTAATCTTTGGGCGGTTTTGGGACCTACTCCTGGTAAAAGCTGTAGCTGCTCGATTAAACGAGCTAAAGGAGGCGTATAAATGGCTTGCTTCTCTCAATATTCTGGGTTTAGGAAAGATAATTATATCAAATCTTTTTCCGTCACTGATTATTACTGGTTATTTGTTAACAGCTTATGGCTAGTTGCCAAAACCACAAATTCAACTGCTTAATTTAAAAACAGGGAAGGAGCGTATTTCTTAATTAATTCTTATTAAGCAGTTATTACTATAGATAGATGAGAAGACCATATCAATACGATGTAAGATTCTTAAAATAATATTTATGTAAAATATTAAAATTCGCGAGCATACCCTTTAAGCAACTGAACAATTAAATGACTAGTACAAAATCCGTTGATAATACGGTCGATCTCAACGAACCGAAGTATTATTTTAATCGAGAACTAAGCTGGTTGGAATTCAATCGGCGGGTTTTGGCAGAAGCACTAGATGCTAGAACACCTTTGCTAGAGCGTCTCAAGTTTATGGCGATTTTTAGCTCTAACCTAGATGAATTTTTTATGGTTAGGGTTGCAGCATTAAAAAAGCAGGTTGCAGCAGGGGTTAGCAAGCTATCGGCAGATGGTCGCACTGCGCTACAGCAGCTAGAAGCGATCTCGGAAACTTTGGCTCCAATGATTACAGAACAGCATCAGCATTTTGAAAAGGTACTAAAAAAAGAACTAAACAAATCAGGGATTCATCTACTCAATTATGTCGATCTCAACCAAGAACAAACAACCTACATCAATAATTATTTCGAGGATTATATCTTTCCAGTTTTAACTCCTTTGGCGGTAGATCCATCACATCCATTTCCCTATATTTCTAATCTCAGCCTAAATCTTGCTGTGGTGTTGAAAGATCCCGCTATCGATCATGAATTATTTGCTAGGGTCAAGATCCCCAATGTATTACCCCGCTTTATTGCCTTCCCAGAAAAATTAAGACAAAAATATCGAAATAAATCGGGGGTTTGGACTGGTGTGCCGATGGAACAGATTGTGACCCATAATTTGGAGTATCTGTTTCCAGGGATGACTATTTTAGAGTCCTATGCTTTTCGGGTAACTCGCAATGCCGATCTGTCGGTAGAAGAAGACGAGGCGGATGATTTATTGTTAGCGATCGAAAAGGAGCTACAAAAACGCCGCATTGGCGGCTCTTCGGTAAGACTCGAAATTGAAGCTTCGATTCCCTCTGAACTTCGCTCGACCATCATTAGCGAATTGTTTTTGGAAGAGTGCGACGTTTATGATATTGATGGCTTGCTAGGCATGGGAGATTTAATGTCTTTTTTGTCCTTACCCCTACCTGAACTTAAAGATAAACCTTGGAATGCGGTATTGCCTCCCCGTCTTAATTGGCTAAAGGAAAACGAAGGTGATTCTAACGGAGAAGGAGAAAACTTTTTTAACGTAATTCGTCATGGAGATATTTTAGTTCATCATCCTTATCATTCTTTTAGCAGTACTGTTTTGCGTTTTGTAACTGAAGCAGCTCACGATCCTAATGTCCTAGCGATTAAAATGACTTTGTATCGTACCTCTGGAGACTCTCCTATCGTCAAAGCTTTAATTGCAGCGGCAGAAAATAATAAGCAAGTAGTAGCATTAGTCGAACTTAAGGCTCGTTTCGATGAAGAAAATAATATTCTTTGGGCGAAAAAGTTAGAAAAATCTGGGGTTCATGTGGTTTATGGCGTTACGGGACTAAAAACCCATACCAAGATCACTTTAGTTGTACGTCAAGAAAAAGAAAAAATCCGCCGTTATGTTCATATCGGCACAGGTAACTATAATCCCAAGACAGCAAAAATATATACGGATTTAGGTTTATTGAGCTGTCGAGAAGAGTTGGGAGCAGATTTGACAGATCTGTTTAATTATTTGACTGGTTATTCACGACAAAAGTCATATCGCAAATTGCTAGTTGCTCCAGTTAGCTTGCGCGATCGCATGATCGAAATGATCGACCGTGAGGCGGAAAATTGTCGTCAAGGAAAAACGGGACGTATCGTGGCCAAAATGAACTCTTTAGTCGATCAACAGCTGATTCAAGCTCTTTATCAGGCTTCACAAACAGGAGTTGAAATAGACTTAATTATTAGAGGAATTTGCTGTCTAAGACCAGGATTACCCAAAATTAGCGATAAAATTCGCGTGATTAGTATTATTGGTCGTTTCTTGGAGCATTCTCGTATTTTCTACTTTCATAATGCTGGGGAAGAAGAAATTTATATCGGTAGTGCAGACTGGATGACTCGTAATTTGAGCCGACGGGTGGAAGCAGTTACTCCGATTGAGTCTGGCGAAATCTTTAGCGATCTACAGGAAATTTTGGGGGTAATGTTAGCCGACAACCGTAAAGCCTGGGAATTGCAGTCTGACGGGACGTTTATCCAAAGAAAGCCCAAAAAAGACGAAGAAGCCAACAGCTCTCACGATATTTTTATGGAGATGGCACTACAATCTACAGGATTCTCGTCGAATTAAGTTAATTTATGAAAGTTGCCGTATTTAGTACCAAGCCTTACGATCGCCAATTTTTAGCTCAGGTTAATCAAAAACACAATCACGAATTACAGTTTTTTAGTCCTAGTTTAGACGGGCAAACTGTAACCTTGGCCGCTGGATTTGAAGCAGTCTGCGTGTTTGTTAACGATCGCCTGGAGCGTAAGATTATGGAGATTCTGAGTCAACAGGGAATCAAGCTAATTGCGCTGCGGTGTGCAGGATATAATAACGTCGATCTTGATGCTGCTCGTGAATTAGAAATTACGGTAGTTAGAGTTCCTGCCTATTCTCCCCATGCCGTGGCCGAACACGCGATCGCTTTGATTTTGACTCTCAATCGTAAGATTCATCGGGCATACTATCGTGTCCGTGAAGGGAACTTTGCTTTAAACGGACTGCTGGGATTCAATCTTCATGGTCGTACCGTGGGCATTGTCGGCACAGGTAAAATTGGTCGGATTACAGGTCAAATACTTCATGGTTTTGGCTGTCGCATACTGGCTTATGATTTAAATCCTCATCAAGAGTTTGCGGAACAATATGGCGAGTACGTGGCGTTGAAGGAGCTGTTAGCACAATCTGATATTATTAGCCTGCATTGCCCTTTAACCGAGGATACTTATCATTTAATCGATGACGAGGCAGTCAATTTGGTCAAACCTGGAGTAATGCTAGTTAACACTAGCCGAGGCGGTTTGGTAGATACTAAAGCAGTCATCAAAGGTTTGAAATCTAAGCAAATTGGACATTTAGCCTTGGATGTCTACGAACAAGAAGAAAAGATGTTTTTTGAAGATTTATCAGGTGAAATAATTCAAGATGATGTCTTTGAAAGATTACTTACTTTTCCTAACGTAATTATTACAGGACATCAAGCTTTCTTTACCGTCGATGCCCTAAATAACATTGCCGAGACGACTTTAGCTAATATTACGGCGATCGCTAATAATCAACCTTGTCCGAATCAATTGAGTAATTTTAGTTAGTCAGTTAGTCATTTGATTTAACAGCTTTTTAACTAGAGCGATCGCTTTTTGGTTCAGTTTCGCCAAAAATTAATACTTTTAATATAGAGCTAAAAAACCAAACTACTCCTGCAATTAAAAGCACCAAGAGTAGAGGTGCAAATCCAGCAAAGGGAGCTAAAATCAACATTAATAATAAGCCAAAAAGTATTGTTTTATACCAAATATTATTCATTTTAAATCTCGATGATTTTTATTTAAACTAATTAAAATCGCGCTTAAAATTACCTATCTTTAGTTATAAAAATTAATTAAGGAATGTAAAATTTGCGTCGTATTCTATATAAATCAAGCTTTTGAACGATTTTAGCTTTTGTGTGCCAATTTAGTACCTGTAATAACTTGGAGATAATTATTACTGAGTTGTCTCACCATAAAAATATATGGTGTTTAAGGAGGATAAAAATTGTGTCTAGTAAGTTACTTTCATTGATTAATCATTTGTTTACGGCTGTCTTATTGGTGGTGCTATTGTTTGCCTGTCAAAAAATATCAGAAGGCAAGAATTTTGAAGGGATTAAATTGGAGTATCCAGCCGATTGAGCTAAACTATTTTTAACTTAAAGTTGCTTGGCTATTCCCCTCTAACAGTTAATTTCCTAATTTATGCTTGGCTTACTATAAATTAAGATTTTTTCAACAAGATTCTTTTCACGTTAGAGTAAGGGGGATGATGGTTTAGTCATATGAAAGCAACAAGAGATATTCTAATTATTGGCGGTGGCGTTGTTGGTTTAGCGATCGCTATTGAATTAAAACGTCAGGGAGCAAAAGTAACCGTAGTCAGCCAAGACTTTTCTCAGGCAGCATCCCACGCCGCAGCAGGGATGTTAGCACCAATGGCAGAAAAGCTTACCTCGGCGGCCATGCTAGATTTGTGTTTGAGATCCCGTTGGCTGTATCCTGAATGGACGCGCAAGCTAGAAGAATTAACTGGGTTAGAAACTGGCTATTTGCCCTGTGGTATCCTCGCGCCAGTTTACGATCAACCTGAATCTACAGCCGACGATCGCCACAATAGTATTTGGTTAGATCGACAGGCAATTCAACTATATCAGCCAGGATTGAGCGATCGCGTAATTGGTGGCTGGTGGTATCCTGAAGATGGACAGGTAGATAATCGTTGTTTAATGCGATCGCTACTGCAAGCTGCTCAAACCTTAGGTATCGAGATCCATGAAGGAGTCAGCGTCAAGGCGATTCAACAACAGCAAGGCAGAGTCGAGGCAGTTCTCACTAATCTTGGACAGATAAACGCCGAGCAATATGTTTTAGCGGCTGGTTCATGGTCGAGTCAACTTTTACCTTTGCCTGTGCGCCCTGTAAAAGGACAAATGCTCTCGCTCAGGATGCCACAAAAGCTACATCAACCTTTCCCTCTCCAGCGTATTTTATACGGCAATGGTGTTTATCTCGTTCCCCGACAAGATGGCAGACTGATCGTCGGAGCAACAGTAGAAGAAGTTGACTGGACTCCTTTTAATACCCCCAAAGGGATTCAAAGCTTGTTAGATAAAACCACCGAACTTTATCCCGCCGCAGTCGATTGGCAAATTGAAGAATTTTGGTGGGGTTTTCGTCCAGGTACGCCTGATGAACTGCCGATTATCGGACGTAGTTCCTGTGATAATCTGTTTTTAGCTACAGGTCATTATCGCAATGGAATTCTGCTGGCACCAATCACTGCATCTTTAATCGCCGACTTAATCCTGAAACAAAAGTCTGACCCTCTATTGGCTAAATTTAGCGATCGACGTTTTTATCAATCAGCAAATATGACTCTAAGCAACTCTAAATTATCGCTTCAAATAGAATCAAATCCCCAGCCTCCCTTATCCCCTGGCACTACGTCTTTACTAGACGATCAAATAATTATCGAAGACGATCGCCAACTAACTATCGCAGGACGTACTTTTAATTCCCGACTGATGACTGGCACGGGTAAATATCCTAGTATGCAGGCAATGCAGCAGAGCGTGGCGGCTAGCGGGTGCGAAATTATTACCGTAGCGGTAAGAAGAGTCCAAACCAAAGCCCCAGGACATGAAGGATTAGCTGAGGCGATCGACTGGCGTAAAATTTGGATGTTACCCAACACCGCAGGGTGTAAAACTGCCGAAGAAGCCGTTAGGGTTGCTCGTTTGGGCAGAGAAATGGCCAAGCTTTTGGGGCAGGAAGACAATAACTTTATTAAGCTAGAGGTTATTCCCGATGCTAAGTATCTTTTGCCCGATCCGATAGGTACGCTACAGGCAGCCGAACAGTTAGTCAAAGAAGGTTTTGCAGTTTTACCCTATATCAATGCCGATCCTTTATTGGCTAAACGGCTTGAAGAAGTAGGCTGCTCTACGGTAATGCCTTTAGGTTCACCCATTGGTTCAGGGCAAGGAATTAATAATGCAGCGAATATCGCGATTATCATCGAAGAGGCGAATGTACCAGTGGTGGTAGATGCGGGTATTGGTACGCCTAGCGAGGCAGCCTTGGCAATGGAAATGGGAGCTGATGCCTTGTTGGTTAATAGTGCGATCGCACTGGCGAAAAACCCTGTAGCAATGGGACGAGCAATGGGTTTGGCAACCGAAGCAGGAAGGCTGGCTTATCTATCGGGAAGAATTCCGGTTAAACAGTATGCTACTGCTAGTTCTCCTCTGACTGGTACAATTAATTAGTCTCATGTGTCAACGGCATTAAAAAAGAGCAGAGGTTGAAAATGCTATTCCTCTACTCTCAATAACTATTCTGTTGATTTTAGTTAAACCTAAGCTTATTCTGCATTTTGACGATACCATTGAATGGTATTTTTTAGACCTTGCTTAAACTCGGTTTCAGCGACAAAGCCAAACTTCTCTTTTGCTCTTTGGGTATCTAAACAACGGCGAGGTTGACCATTGGGCTGATCGGTTTGCCAAACAATCTCCCCCTGAAAATCCATTAGCTCACAAATAGTTTCAACTAGATCTTTTATTTTTACTTCGTGATTAGTGCCTAAATTTACTGGCGCAGGTTCGTTATATTTCTGAGTCGCCATGACGATACCCCTTGCTGCATCAGTAGAATACAAAAATTCGCGAGTCGGACTACCATCACCCCATGCTGGTAACTGTTTGTCTCCCCGCTGCTGTGCCTCATACACTTTACGAATCAAAGCGGGAATTACGTGAGAACTACGAGGGTCAAAATTATCTTCTGGACCATAAAGGTTAACTGGCAAAAGATAAATCCCGTCAAAGTCATACTGTTGGCGATAAGCTTCTAACTGCACAAGTAAAGCTTTTTTGGCAATACCGTAGGGTGCATTAGTTTCTTCAGGGTAACCATTCCATAAGTCGTCTTCTTTAAATGGTACGGGCGTGAACTTAGGATAAGCACAAATAGTACCGACGCAAACAAATTTGGCTACACCTTCTTGGTAGGCAGCATGAATAAGCTGAGTACCCATCATTAGATTGTCATAAAACAATTCCGCTGGCTTTTCTCGATTTAAGCCAATTCCCCCAACGTGGGCAGCCAAATGAATCACAATATCTTGCTCTTTAACCGCCTGTTGGCAATTTTCCCATTGGCAAAGATCTAGTTCGCGAGATCGCGGTGTACTAATTCTGTCTATGCTTGCTCCAGCTAACAATAGCTGATCGACTACCTGCTTCCCCAGAAAACCAGCACCACCAGTAACCAGGATATTTTTGTCTTGTAAACTTAACATTGCTCATTAAGATTGGATTTGTAAATATTTTAGATGTCAAGTCGCTAAATGGCTCAAATTACTCTGAATACTTGAATACCTAATCAACGATTGTGGCGAAATTACGACGGTTTAAAGTATTATCTTCACGTTGGCCACCGTCGGGAGTAGGCAAATTAAGATTAATTAAATCAGCATTAACCATCAGCTTGACTAGCTCTTCAAAAGTTACAGAAGGTTCCCAACCCAGTTTTTGCTTGGCTTTAGTTGGATCGCCAATTAATAAATCTACTTCAGCAGGACGTAAGTAACGAGGATCGAAAGCAACATAATCATGCCAATTTAAGTTGACGTAGCTAAAAGCAATATCAAGAAATTCTTTGATTTCGTAAGTTTCTCCCGTAGCGACTACATAATCATCAGGCTGTTCTTGTTGCAGCATCAGCCACATAGCTCTGACGTAATCTTTAGCGTATCCCCAATCTCTTTTAGAGTCTAGGTTGCCCAAATA
This window encodes:
- a CDS encoding GDP-L-fucose synthase, giving the protein MLSLQDKNILVTGGAGFLGKQVVDQLLLAGASIDRISTPRSRELDLCQWENCQQAVKEQDIVIHLAAHVGGIGLNREKPAELFYDNLMMGTQLIHAAYQEGVAKFVCVGTICAYPKFTPVPFKEDDLWNGYPEETNAPYGIAKKALLVQLEAYRQQYDFDGIYLLPVNLYGPEDNFDPRSSHVIPALIRKVYEAQQRGDKQLPAWGDGSPTREFLYSTDAARGIVMATQKYNEPAPVNLGTNHEVKIKDLVETICELMDFQGEIVWQTDQPNGQPRRCLDTQRAKEKFGFVAETEFKQGLKNTIQWYRQNAE
- the thiO gene encoding glycine oxidase ThiO, giving the protein MKATRDILIIGGGVVGLAIAIELKRQGAKVTVVSQDFSQAASHAAAGMLAPMAEKLTSAAMLDLCLRSRWLYPEWTRKLEELTGLETGYLPCGILAPVYDQPESTADDRHNSIWLDRQAIQLYQPGLSDRVIGGWWYPEDGQVDNRCLMRSLLQAAQTLGIEIHEGVSVKAIQQQQGRVEAVLTNLGQINAEQYVLAAGSWSSQLLPLPVRPVKGQMLSLRMPQKLHQPFPLQRILYGNGVYLVPRQDGRLIVGATVEEVDWTPFNTPKGIQSLLDKTTELYPAAVDWQIEEFWWGFRPGTPDELPIIGRSSCDNLFLATGHYRNGILLAPITASLIADLILKQKSDPLLAKFSDRRFYQSANMTLSNSKLSLQIESNPQPPLSPGTTSLLDDQIIIEDDRQLTIAGRTFNSRLMTGTGKYPSMQAMQQSVAASGCEIITVAVRRVQTKAPGHEGLAEAIDWRKIWMLPNTAGCKTAEEAVRVARLGREMAKLLGQEDNNFIKLEVIPDAKYLLPDPIGTLQAAEQLVKEGFAVLPYINADPLLAKRLEEVGCSTVMPLGSPIGSGQGINNAANIAIIIEEANVPVVVDAGIGTPSEAALAMEMGADALLVNSAIALAKNPVAMGRAMGLATEAGRLAYLSGRIPVKQYATASSPLTGTIN